The following nucleotide sequence is from Mangifera indica cultivar Alphonso chromosome 1, CATAS_Mindica_2.1, whole genome shotgun sequence.
AATTATCTgggatatatttgaaaataacttAATGGGGGTAtaggtgaaagaaaaaaattatctggGATACTAGGACTTTCAGATTTTGAGATGACACCAAATTACATTCACATGAAGCGCAAGAAAATACAGTGTAGGGGTGAGCAACCCCATAGATTGAATTGAGTGCGTAAGGCATTTGGTTTCAATAAAAAGATCAGGCATTGAATTCCTCCTGATCCGTCAACTTAGGATATAATATACCATAAGTTTCCGAACTTTATATATATGCTATTAGTTACTTAGAATAAAACTCAATGAATCCAAAGAAATTTGGGGGATTATTGAGTATccagaaaaatatatatatacagtcaCATAAGCTATAAATTAACGCTCTCACTGTTCCATCACAATTCGGGCAGTCTTTGGATGGCAATGGTGAATTAAGGTCAATTGTAGATGGAAGGTGCACCAACTCAGCCCGATTATCAACAATGGCATCCGCAACACGTTCGGCAGTCGCCTTTTTTTCGGTACAAGAAAAtccaaaacataataataaactaatataagCATCAAGAACCTTCAAATTCTTATTGAACCAATGAAATTGAGCTAATTTGGAACTGCTGATTAACTACAAGGGTTGTTTAAAGAGTAATGGGGGGAAGGAAAATTGTGCAAAGAACCAAGAACcttcaaattcttattttaaGGTTACATTAAATTAGGCTGCTTGTCAATGACTCAATGTTGTTGGTCATAATCTTGTTTCTTAGACTACCAAGTAACAATATATTGTGTCTCGATCCAATGTAGAGTCTGGGTACAATTCCTTCATGTCGTTGCTAATGTTTGATAGtttattttgttatcttttatgTGAAGTTAACATTCTCCTACACAGTTCCCCACTAATGCTCTATAACAATCAATTTATTCTCCATATGGTCACAAATcttgtatttcatatttacacTCTACATAATGATATCCATCTACACTTTATCCTTGGGTTAGTTTCCCATCGAGCTCTCTTATCTTCTATCTTGTTTCCAGAGTCTTTTgaattacatatattttcacCAAGGGGCTTTCTTGTGATTGCTTTCTTTCATTGTGTTTCTAATTGCATCTCTCTAAACTCCCACCTCAATCATGGAAAAGtgctaaataaataaatatgattttcccttttaattatgtgtatctatatattttccttaatttcattataatccatttattcattttgtgTCAGATTAGGGTTCTTTACTGGATCGTATTATAATTGCATAAATCATACAATTctctattaatgaaaatatacaaTTGATTTACAATTCTTTAATAATTCCCATAAAGACTAGTACCTTTCAAATAGGGAAATCATCTTTCTCAACCCAAAGCGTCAATGAGGCTCAAAAGCGGGAAGGATGATTACAGTTAGGAGATTATGTCACTTCCTGCAAGTGTTCCCAGCCAGGATTATGCTTGTATTGATCATCAAAATTTCACAATTAATTTACACCCTGATTTCTACCCGGAAAAATGGGACAATCAAACATGCCTTTAAGTCTTGGCAACCCATGCCCTTGGCTATTTGTTTCATGCTTCATGTGCATACATATATGTTTATGTAAGCAAACCATATGCATACATGTGCGTGCATATATATACCCTGCATATCTATCACACAATAAACCAAGGGGCcgataatgaaaaaataaaaggtcatataactatttcccaccccacccaatgtttgatgaaaaACTTATAATATACACCATTATTATAGGGCAACAAGACAATTTCTCCAGATTTGCTAAATTCACAGAGCACCATTTCAGTGTTATATATTTAACTATAAATCTTGAATCATTGTACAACCACCTTATGCTTTATAATCCAACTGTCGTTTCCCATCTGATTAACTCACATCAATATCAACTATTTTTACTTCCACCATCTTACAGCAAGTAAACCTGTATCTGTCTGGCAGctaaaaataaaatccaatGGTCTGTAAAAACACTTCAGATTTTCTACAGATGCCATTTAGTGCATCTCAAAAAGTTTACAAGACTGAATAATATTATAGAAGGGAGATTGCGAGTTGGAGCGGGGAAACCTGAATTCTCCAGGACAAGTAAATAGGAGAAATACAAATTATACAatgtcaaaaattaaaaataaattaacacaaaCAACAGAAATATTGTCAAGGCACTGACCAGATGAAGAACCAGTTGATATAATCTTGTTAGAAGAACCACCATCTCTTTTGCCGAGTCCTCTGTAACAAGATATAAGAAAGCCTCATTTGCATGTATACACATAAAAACCAGTTCAACCAAGCTTAGGGTTGCAGGTTAAATACATGGGTTATCTAAAGAATAATAAAGGGTCTTTTGGCATAGCAATTGCGAAACACTAGCATTTACTAGAATATATATTGTTCTAAGTACTGATAAAAGCCTTTCATGAGATCATTGGATACTCTGGATCGACATCACCAATtattttactaaagaaaaaggttgaaaaggaagaagaaaaaaccttCTGATTCTTATTCTGCGGTTTCATTAGAATAGGCCGAGAAAGAACAGTGTTGTCAATGTTCTGAATGTATGGCCACACCTTCTCGTCCAGCATCTCGTTTAACTAATCATCAAAACAGATCATAAGCTCATTggaaacaaaattatgattgtTGGAAAATGTAGCCTTATTCAGAACTAACTGTTCAGGAAATTGGTGTACAAGAAACTGCAAGAAAATATTTAGTAAATAGTAGTCATATTTAATAGAGAAAAATGAACATTAAATTTTCTCTTTGATATATTAAAGatttaactattaaattctAAGATATGGAGAGTTTCTACTGAAGCCTTTACTCTCATAAACAAGTTTTGGAAACTATAACACAGAATATACGCATTGTTAAACGGCATAATAATATGGTGACGCTAGAAAAACAGATATGTCAAAAATAACATGTCTTTCACTCAGGCCAATACCTTATCTTGTCGCCATTTAGTTTCCCACTGAGCATCCAAAATTTTATCAGCCATTTCTCTCTGGGCATTCAGAAGAACAGTCTTCTCATACAATTTTTTTGGGTCTTTGAGATCCTCCTCACTCCAAGAAGAGGCATTGAGCGGAAGGTCAAGTTCCTATTAATGCTCAGCAGTTAGTTCAACATACATTTTCTAACATTATCAACACAGTCAAACACATGAATAATAGAATCCAAGAAATAATGCATAAAAAGTGACAGAATACGCACACCCCAATTTTGAGGCCGTGGTGGAGGATCAAACTTCATGACTTCTGCTTCTAGAGCCTTCTTGGCTTTGTAGTAAGGGATATTTTTCACTATAACAGGGTCTTCCCTGGCACGGACAGGATCTATGGAGATTAAAGCCTGCAAAAGTGATAGATGATTTCAAATCAAGAACTTCCAGCAGATTATGAAATACAATATATACAACTTTGCATGGAATTCTAGTATCACTCGATACAATGCCTTATAGTGTCCatccaataaaattatcaacTACACCAAAGCCATGTCATCACAATTTTAAAGCATTAAACTCATAAAGCATATCTCCACATAGACAGATCATTAATTCCCATAAAGATTAGTAACTCGCATTTaggaaaatcatatttttaaccCAAAGTGTCAATAAGATTCATAAACGGAAAGAGTACTGTTAGGAGAATATCTTACTTCCTGCAAGTATTCCCAGCCAGGATTTCGCTTGGCCACTAACTCCCGAAGTTGATCATACCGCATAGATTCCTACACAAATATCACATATCAAATTTCACAATTTGCACCCAAATTTCTACCTGCCATTGCAGTCAGGGGAATTAACTATGGGGTAATCACATCAGCAACTCCTTGAAGTCTAGGGGACTCATGCTCATGGTTGTTTGTCCATgcatcatttaacaaatatatatatgcatatgtgCATGTAAGCAAAAGTGTACGCATACAATTCTATGTATCTATATATCGTGTTTAGTATATGAGAAACAAAAATGTCAATAATGACAAAATCTTCAtaggttttaaataaaacagCCAAATACCATATCACTTATGCTATTCTACCAATTGTTAATCTTGAAGACCAAAGAAAAAGTTAGAATATCAATTGAGATGACTTTATCCAATTAATGATGCATGGAGTAAAAGTCTTAAAATTGCAAGTCAATTGATTCACTTCCCCTTCTCTATGGCTAAGGCTTAGCATGTAGATTTCCAAACAACAACTAGCACTGGTAGGTATCATGAAAGTAAGTGGAATTAGAATATCACTCTCTAACTTCCTGAAGAATACAAGATACAGTTTCCCAATACTGACTGTCAAGTGAAAAACTCAGTTGTAAACTACacattaaaagaaaatgcataatttaatgaaaattctaCATGCATCTAgaaatttcttcatttcttaCAGTTTGGAGGCACAGAATTTTAACTTAAagtcaaggaaaaaaaaaaattgtaaccGATAGCATGCCAGCAAAATAAACAAGATAAAATggtgaaaacaaaataaataacttcCAACATTAGGGTCAAGTAAACAATGAATATAGAACCTTGTATTGCCACCAAATTTTCTGCTTGACATTATCATCATATTCAAATCCACCCACAACCTGAGGCAATGTCATAAGCCAAAACGCCGCAATACTGGGGTCCTTCATGCTGTGAACTATATGCTGcaacaatatatattatgaagtCATTATTACATGCTAGGCTTTAATAGTCCAAGAGTGAcagaaaacttgaaaatatactcattaataaaattaatagtgCAGAACAATAGAACAAGACATGATACTAACCTCATATGGATAATCCATCTTTCTCAAGATATTGTAGGCTTTCCATGGAGGCTCCATGATCTGCAAAAAGGAGACAGCAGTATACAGTAACACAATTATCAACCAGGCAGTTGTGTCTGTATCTACATATCCTAGCATAATATCAAAGTTTTAGTGAGTTCACAAAACAACTTACATCATCTGCTGATATTGTGACTTGTAACTTGTGTTTGCATTCAGGACAGCCCATGACACCCtgcaattaaagaaaaagaatttcatttaaagatcaaatttcttaaaaatacaAATCACGTGTATGCCCAACTCCTGAATTACCACAAATTATTGTCACAGATACAGTCCTAGCAAGGTTGAGATATCACTCCCTACACTGAATAAAAAGGGTAGAAATGACTAGATGGGGGtatatttgaaagaaataaattatcTGGGATAATAGAACTTTCAGAGTATGAGATGGAACCAAATCGCTTTCACATGAAGCCCATGAAAACACAGTGTAAGGGTGAGCTACCCCATAGATTGAATCAAGTGGGTAAGGCATTTGGTTTCAACAAAAAGATCAGGCATTGAATTCCTCCAGATCTATCAACTTAGTATATAATATACCATAAATTTCTGGGCTTTGTAAATATGCTAATATCCAACAAAATGTGGGGGATTATTGAgtatccaaaaaaataaataaatacagtCACATAAGCTATTAAGTAATGCTCTCACCGTTCCATCACAAGTCGGGCAGTCTTTGGATGGCAATGGTGAATTAAGATCAATTGTAGATGGAAGGTGCACCAACTCTGCCCGGTTATCAACAATGGCATCTGCAACACGTTCAGCAGTTGCCTTCTCTCCGCTACAAGAAAGTCCAAAACATATTAACAACTCATATAGGAATCAAGTTACTTTGGTTGGATTTATGCTTCTGTACATAAACTGGAAACAATGATGATTATAACTATAGTTTTTATCTTCAATTCCTTGTCCTCTCAAATCTAAATTTAGAACTAGCGAAAGGAAATTGCACATCTCTCTAACAAACCAAAGAAAAGCTTGTAATGTATTATGTAAAAACTTCAGAACTGACTGGAGATCAATATACCTTCTCAAGGTGTAATCTTTTACTTGGTACTGCACTTGCCCTAATCCTCGGCACATACTACACCGCAATGCCTGCCAACCATTACATGTACGACAATGCCTGCATTTCATAGACCAATCTCACATAAGACAGCATATTAAGGCCCAAAATGAGTATTTATGCTTCAATTGAATCCAAGCTGATATGAACATTAAACATATAAGCTGGTATTACTTCCAATTCATCAGCACAAAGTACCTGCTAGAATATGATTATTCAACtaattttaatagatgaaaTTCCAGTATGTggtttttaaaaatcataacttGCTATGTTCTAATATCAAATGATTACACAACTAAagcaaaaaacaacaaaatgataATCAGAATATCACAGTATTAAGAATTTCATTGCAAccagaattaaaattaaaaaaataataaaaacaaaaatcaaggaCCAAAATAAATTTCCAAAAGATATCGAA
It contains:
- the LOC123208514 gene encoding uncharacterized protein LOC123208514 isoform X2; amino-acid sequence: MLAMGSRSVTFLSSRLSLSCLPSLSLLTLLAPPLVGSAIATLGTYDIALELGKKVVCQRHCRTCNGWQALRCSMCRGLGQVQYQVKDYTLRSGEKATAERVADAIVDNRAELVHLPSTIDLNSPLPSKDCPTCDGTGVMGCPECKHKLQVTISADDIMEPPWKAYNILRKMDYPYEHIVHSMKDPSIAAFWLMTLPQVVGGFEYDDNVKQKIWWQYKESMRYDQLRELVAKRNPGWEYLQEALISIDPVRAREDPVIVKNIPYYKAKKALEAEVMKFDPPPRPQNWGELDLPLNASSWSEEDLKDPKKLYEKTVLLNAQREMADKILDAQWETKWRQDKLNEMLDEKVWPYIQNIDNTVLSRPILMKPQNKNQKRTRQKRWWFF
- the LOC123208514 gene encoding uncharacterized protein LOC123208514 isoform X1 gives rise to the protein MSGGTDRMIRNFKQFAGNQYKLFNARYGQQISDIFEFPIKLVLSPFTLAFDIAGSAPRGFGIPKFITKLSYASVFAIATLGTYDIALELGKKVVCQRHCRTCNGWQALRCSMCRGLGQVQYQVKDYTLRSGEKATAERVADAIVDNRAELVHLPSTIDLNSPLPSKDCPTCDGTGVMGCPECKHKLQVTISADDIMEPPWKAYNILRKMDYPYEHIVHSMKDPSIAAFWLMTLPQVVGGFEYDDNVKQKIWWQYKESMRYDQLRELVAKRNPGWEYLQEALISIDPVRAREDPVIVKNIPYYKAKKALEAEVMKFDPPPRPQNWGELDLPLNASSWSEEDLKDPKKLYEKTVLLNAQREMADKILDAQWETKWRQDKLNEMLDEKVWPYIQNIDNTVLSRPILMKPQNKNQKRTRQKRWWFF